A portion of the Sulfuriferula sp. AH1 genome contains these proteins:
- the pyrR gene encoding bifunctional pyr operon transcriptional regulator/uracil phosphoribosyltransferase PyrR encodes MNLPDGNSLILPNADALIAELAAAIKPTLTANTVLVGMYTGGVWAAEHLHPLLNPAMPHGSLDISFYRDDFESIGLHAQVKPTHLPFEVEGRDILLVDDVLYTGRSVRAAMNALFDYGRPACIHLAVLIDRIGDRQLPIAADFVGAALRVPAHQHIHLVRDDDANLGLKLVDLK; translated from the coding sequence ATGAACTTGCCTGATGGGAATTCACTCATATTGCCCAATGCGGACGCGCTGATTGCCGAATTGGCGGCAGCGATCAAGCCAACGCTGACAGCCAATACGGTTTTGGTGGGGATGTATACCGGCGGCGTCTGGGCGGCTGAACATTTGCACCCCTTGCTCAATCCGGCCATGCCGCATGGCAGTCTCGACATCTCGTTCTATCGCGACGATTTTGAAAGTATCGGTCTGCATGCACAGGTCAAGCCGACACATTTGCCGTTTGAGGTAGAAGGGCGCGATATCCTGCTGGTTGACGATGTGCTGTATACCGGACGTTCCGTGCGCGCAGCGATGAACGCATTGTTTGATTACGGGCGTCCGGCGTGCATCCATCTGGCTGTGCTGATAGACCGTATCGGCGACCGGCAATTGCCGATTGCGGCTGATTTTGTCGGCGCGGCGTTGCGGGTGCCTGCACATCAGCATATCCATCTGGTGCGGGA